From one Clostridia bacterium genomic stretch:
- a CDS encoding InlB B-repeat-containing protein, with protein MKRSKRLLSLVICLLTLCGVLQIWPAAYAYEITDLYAARTLPEAGAAPVSTGTLICCYDDDTGLYPEGEPDENGRAEMEFTPIDPFIRQIVIRGFTKPALGGAVEEHTTAWADATMFGAEYETVSQGWFTNVGFSPLAKTYTFLGNTNYFSEIVVAPKNGYSFAADATVTLNDINGNEVALSKIERRGDGTIMLRTEVFLLSESIETVRIYDFVPPTLGLRAQACRPRISDGAEFNDIAWFNVTDGVTMDDDDCFEAGKIYYLMFTVKAASGWYLTNDTVVEVTRQRSFTRVDLKDSIYLPGPNVIVCSSENMPTAVRYTNIQIGGYRAPVVDQNAGDPSDILIPGDNGLIIARAFWSDSSCTPLRTTDKFRADERYSLCVYVDIENGYFDINSPFDQVRLYDLHGDEVPLQWEGAGDHAIGYEPGTDNYRFCTEFSYPVNVIAPNKTELYVTFVNNGHGETPPEQILLYGVTAMKPSDPDEDGWYFTGWYSDPDCSDPYYFSTPVTDNLILYAGWEDSSNFIEGDMDRDGEITVADALAALRIAAKLAEASGDDLLIGDIDGNGKIEVDDALAILRVAAKLAGPSSL; from the coding sequence ATGAAGAGATCAAAAAGATTGCTGAGTCTGGTGATTTGCCTGCTGACTCTCTGCGGCGTTCTGCAGATTTGGCCGGCAGCATACGCGTATGAGATCACGGATCTTTACGCGGCGAGAACGCTGCCGGAGGCGGGCGCGGCTCCGGTGAGCACGGGTACGCTCATCTGCTGTTATGATGACGATACCGGCCTCTATCCTGAGGGCGAGCCGGACGAGAACGGCCGCGCGGAGATGGAGTTCACGCCGATAGATCCATTTATCCGTCAGATCGTTATCAGAGGATTCACCAAGCCCGCACTGGGAGGCGCTGTTGAGGAACACACGACCGCGTGGGCGGACGCAACTATGTTCGGAGCCGAGTATGAGACGGTGAGCCAAGGATGGTTTACGAACGTTGGTTTCAGCCCGCTGGCGAAAACTTACACCTTCCTGGGAAACACGAATTATTTCAGCGAAATCGTCGTTGCGCCGAAAAACGGCTACAGCTTCGCAGCGGATGCCACCGTTACGCTTAATGATATAAACGGGAACGAAGTCGCGCTTTCGAAGATAGAACGGCGCGGCGACGGCACGATAATGCTGCGTACAGAGGTCTTCTTGCTGAGTGAGAGTATTGAAACGGTGCGTATTTACGATTTCGTTCCGCCGACACTCGGCTTGCGGGCGCAGGCGTGCCGTCCGCGTATCAGCGACGGCGCCGAATTCAACGACATTGCATGGTTCAACGTCACCGACGGCGTGACTATGGATGACGACGACTGCTTTGAGGCGGGCAAGATCTATTATCTTATGTTCACTGTTAAGGCGGCAAGCGGCTGGTATTTGACCAATGACACCGTTGTGGAGGTCACCAGACAACGCTCCTTTACCCGCGTCGATTTGAAAGACAGCATATATCTTCCCGGACCAAACGTCATCGTCTGCTCAAGCGAGAATATGCCCACCGCCGTACGCTACACGAATATACAAATCGGCGGATACAGGGCGCCGGTCGTCGATCAGAACGCGGGAGACCCTTCGGATATATTGATACCCGGAGATAACGGGCTGATAATAGCGAGGGCTTTCTGGTCGGACAGCAGCTGCACTCCGCTGCGCACGACCGATAAGTTCCGCGCGGATGAAAGATACAGTCTCTGCGTTTATGTGGACATAGAGAACGGCTATTTCGACATCAACAGTCCGTTCGATCAGGTCAGGTTATATGATCTCCACGGCGATGAGGTTCCATTGCAATGGGAAGGCGCCGGCGATCACGCGATCGGGTATGAGCCCGGCACGGATAATTACAGGTTCTGCACCGAGTTTAGCTATCCGGTCAACGTTATCGCGCCGAACAAGACGGAGCTTTACGTCACCTTCGTTAATAACGGACATGGCGAAACGCCGCCGGAGCAGATCCTGCTTTACGGTGTGACGGCAATGAAGCCCTCGGATCCGGACGAGGATGGCTGGTACTTCACCGGCTGGTACAGTGATCCGGATTGCAGCGATCCTTATTATTTCAGCACGCCTGTGACGGATAATCTGATTCTCTACGCCGGTTGGGAGGATAGCTCAAACTTTATAGAAGGTGATATGGACAGGGACGGCGAGATAACGGTCGCTGACGCGCTCGCCGCGCTGCGTATCGCTGCGAAGCTCGCCGAGGCGTCGGGCGACGATCTTCTGATCGGCGACATCGACGGCAACGGCAAGATCGAGGTCGACGACGCGCTCGCGATCCTGCGCGTCGCGGCGAAGCTCGCCGGCCCGAGTTCACTGTAA
- a CDS encoding ABC transporter ATP-binding protein/permease, which translates to MLELKNIIKTYDEGESAVEALKGISVSFRESEFVAVLGPSGCGKTTMLNIIGGLDKYTDGDLFIDGVSTKEYADLDWDSYRNHSVGFVFQSYNLIPHQSVLSNVELALTLSGVSKAERRERARKMLEKVGLGDQVGKKPNQLSGGQMQRVAIARALVNDPKIILADEPTGALDTETGIQLMEILKEIAEDRLVIMVTHNPELAEKYATRTVRLLDGRITDDTAPFDAEAELKAEAKAEAKADRKARREQKKRAKAHSMSFATALSLSLKNLFTKRGRTILTSFAGSIGIIGISLILAMSHGATNYIHRVEKDTLSGYPITIEKQSVDVASLLESLRGTRGKPADRPLDRVYSSNMMSDMLKTMLNEVQTNDLKSFKAFVDGGESGLRELTTDIQYSYDIDLNLYNTDGAGGVTRVNPSAVFDFMGMNTMAQTNPFASSGLSNSNVWREMMGNREFMNEQFDVISGKMPEAYDEAVIVVDEYNRVSDYTLYALGLKDSAELERMFKALMNGGEMPQTEEKEYSYDELVGLKFKLMLNCDYYARLGDRWVDMSADGDFVAKALTNAEDIKIVGIIRPAENALVTMLRGGMVGYTHELTEHLINKVNESEIVKAQRADPETNVLSGMPFTNGRFDISALPEEQQAYLAGLSDEERAAAIAALSAASGDTYESVMRKIGGVDLDTPSLINIYPKDFESKDAIEAVIADYNAKMGEGYEIRYTDYIGLLLTSVTTIINAISYILIAFVSVSLVVSSIMIGVITYISVLERTKEIGILRSIGASKKDISRVFNAETLIIGFTAGMMGILITLLLLIPANIILKSLTDISGLAALPTAGAVALVAVSMLLTLVAGLIPSRLAAKKDPVEALRTE; encoded by the coding sequence ATGCTTGAACTGAAGAATATAATAAAAACCTACGACGAGGGCGAATCCGCGGTCGAGGCGCTGAAGGGAATCAGCGTCAGCTTCCGCGAAAGCGAATTCGTCGCGGTGCTCGGCCCGTCCGGCTGCGGCAAGACGACGATGCTGAACATCATCGGCGGCCTCGATAAATACACCGACGGCGACCTTTTCATCGACGGCGTCAGCACGAAGGAATACGCCGATCTCGACTGGGATTCCTACCGCAACCATTCCGTCGGCTTCGTCTTCCAGAGCTACAACCTCATCCCGCACCAGAGCGTGCTTTCCAACGTCGAGCTCGCGCTGACGCTTTCCGGCGTGTCGAAGGCGGAGCGCCGCGAGCGCGCGCGTAAGATGCTCGAGAAGGTCGGGCTCGGCGACCAGGTCGGCAAGAAGCCGAACCAGCTTTCCGGCGGCCAGATGCAGCGCGTCGCCATCGCGCGCGCGCTCGTCAACGATCCGAAGATAATCCTCGCCGACGAGCCGACCGGCGCGCTTGATACCGAGACCGGCATCCAGCTTATGGAGATACTCAAAGAGATCGCGGAAGACCGCCTCGTGATAATGGTCACCCACAACCCCGAGCTCGCGGAGAAGTACGCCACCCGCACCGTCCGACTGCTCGACGGACGCATAACGGACGACACCGCGCCCTTCGACGCCGAAGCGGAGCTGAAGGCGGAAGCCAAAGCGGAGGCGAAGGCCGACCGCAAGGCGCGCCGCGAGCAGAAAAAGCGCGCGAAGGCGCATTCGATGTCCTTCGCCACGGCGCTTTCGCTTTCGCTGAAAAACCTCTTCACGAAGCGGGGCCGCACGATACTGACCTCCTTCGCCGGAAGCATCGGCATCATCGGCATATCGCTGATCCTCGCGATGAGCCACGGCGCGACGAACTACATCCACCGCGTCGAGAAGGATACCCTTTCCGGTTACCCGATAACGATAGAGAAGCAGTCGGTGGACGTCGCTTCTCTGCTGGAGAGTCTGCGCGGAACGCGCGGCAAGCCGGCCGACCGTCCGCTCGACCGCGTATATTCCTCTAATATGATGAGCGATATGCTCAAAACGATGCTCAACGAGGTGCAGACCAACGACCTTAAATCCTTCAAGGCGTTCGTCGACGGCGGCGAAAGCGGCCTGCGCGAGCTGACGACGGATATCCAGTATTCCTACGATATAGACCTCAATCTCTACAACACCGACGGAGCGGGCGGGGTCACCCGCGTCAACCCCTCCGCCGTCTTCGACTTCATGGGTATGAACACGATGGCGCAGACCAACCCCTTCGCCTCCTCCGGACTGTCGAATTCGAACGTCTGGCGCGAGATGATGGGCAACCGCGAATTCATGAACGAGCAGTTCGACGTCATCTCCGGCAAGATGCCGGAGGCGTACGACGAAGCGGTCATCGTCGTCGACGAATACAACCGCGTCAGCGACTATACGCTTTACGCCCTCGGGCTGAAGGACTCCGCCGAGCTTGAGCGGATGTTCAAGGCGCTGATGAACGGCGGCGAAATGCCGCAGACCGAGGAGAAGGAGTATTCCTACGACGAGCTTGTCGGGCTGAAGTTCAAGCTGATGCTCAACTGCGACTACTACGCGCGGCTCGGCGACCGCTGGGTGGATATGTCCGCGGACGGCGACTTCGTCGCGAAGGCGCTCACGAACGCCGAGGATATAAAGATCGTCGGCATCATCCGCCCCGCCGAGAACGCGCTCGTCACGATGCTTCGCGGCGGCATGGTCGGCTACACCCACGAGTTGACGGAGCACCTGATAAACAAAGTCAACGAGAGCGAGATAGTCAAGGCGCAGCGCGCGGATCCGGAAACTAACGTGCTGAGCGGAATGCCCTTCACCAACGGCAGATTCGATATATCCGCGCTGCCGGAGGAGCAGCAGGCGTACCTCGCGGGGCTTTCCGACGAGGAACGCGCCGCGGCGATAGCCGCGCTTTCGGCGGCTTCGGGCGACACCTACGAGAGCGTTATGCGCAAGATCGGCGGCGTCGACCTCGACACGCCCTCGCTGATAAATATCTACCCCAAGGACTTCGAGTCGAAGGACGCCATCGAGGCGGTCATCGCGGATTATAACGCGAAGATGGGCGAGGGCTACGAGATACGCTACACCGACTATATCGGCCTGCTGCTGACCTCGGTGACGACGATAATCAACGCCATCAGCTATATACTCATCGCGTTCGTCTCCGTCTCGCTCGTCGTCTCCTCGATAATGATCGGAGTCATCACCTACATCTCCGTGCTGGAGCGCACCAAGGAGATAGGCATCCTGCGCAGCATCGGCGCGTCGAAGAAGGATATCTCCCGCGTCTTCAACGCGGAAACGCTCATCATCGGCTTCACCGCCGGAATGATGGGCATACTGATAACGCTCCTGCTGCTGATACCGGCGAATATCATACTGAAATCGCTGACCGATATTTCCGGTCTCGCCGCGCTGCCGACCGCCGGAGCGGTCGCGCTCGTCGCGGTAAGCATGCTGCTGACGCTCGTCGCGGGGCTTATCCCGTCTCGGCTTGCGGCGAAGAAGGACCCCGTCGAAGCGCTGCGGACCGAATAA
- a CDS encoding polysaccharide deacetylase family protein, protein MAGTHTKKRVRVRKKRLVIAVVAVVAVVALIIGLISVISNRQTLDGADVKDEFSIENNIASITHTEEQRFYDIRIFKPDFDAKKMPEGMKKYYEDTEADFRRQLQGLLEEKRLSKKDKATLDMSYDAESFQQFTTYTVSADVHVCEGSDANGSFSRRYAVINSTGAEYVAADLFKDDYDYKTVLAAKIAAKLEDKDVLGALLEIEEPFTDNVFMTGEGLRVEFDEPVGASVKAGDAVTIEYKYIYYGLNFELPDKYKPPEPNPIDPKKEKVVALTFDDGPSGTVTPKLLDLLDKYGAKATFFVVGDFVEANPEVLKDIAERGHTIGLHTLHHDYSWVKDTQGAIQNLQDEEDMIYEICGVRPYLFRPPGGIMNTKLLQALARPAIIWDVDPQDWKYKDADHVYNEVMNQVTSGDIVLSHDLYESTYQAYVRIIPALKERGYRFVTVDELLGITDPSIEGAYAGEFIYYRTLASKLRKEGKFGE, encoded by the coding sequence ATGGCCGGAACACATACCAAAAAACGCGTCCGGGTGCGCAAAAAGCGCCTCGTGATAGCCGTCGTCGCGGTCGTCGCGGTCGTCGCGCTTATAATCGGACTGATCTCTGTTATCTCCAACCGCCAGACGCTCGACGGCGCGGACGTGAAGGACGAGTTCTCCATCGAGAACAACATCGCGTCGATAACTCACACCGAAGAACAGCGTTTTTACGACATCCGCATCTTCAAGCCGGACTTCGACGCCAAGAAGATGCCCGAAGGGATGAAGAAATACTACGAGGACACCGAGGCGGACTTCCGCCGGCAGCTTCAGGGACTGCTCGAGGAGAAGCGCCTCTCCAAAAAGGACAAGGCGACGCTGGATATGAGCTATGACGCGGAATCCTTCCAGCAGTTCACCACCTACACCGTCAGCGCGGACGTCCACGTCTGCGAGGGCAGCGACGCCAACGGCAGCTTCAGCCGCCGCTACGCCGTCATAAACTCCACCGGCGCGGAGTACGTCGCCGCCGATCTCTTCAAGGACGACTACGACTACAAGACCGTGCTCGCCGCCAAGATAGCCGCGAAGCTCGAGGACAAGGACGTCCTCGGCGCGCTCCTCGAGATCGAGGAGCCCTTCACCGACAACGTCTTCATGACGGGCGAAGGCCTCCGCGTCGAGTTTGACGAGCCGGTCGGCGCCTCCGTCAAGGCGGGCGACGCGGTCACGATCGAGTATAAGTATATCTACTACGGCCTCAACTTCGAGCTGCCGGACAAGTATAAGCCGCCGGAGCCGAACCCGATCGATCCGAAGAAGGAAAAGGTCGTCGCGCTCACCTTCGACGACGGACCGAGCGGTACAGTAACTCCGAAGCTGCTCGACCTGCTCGACAAGTACGGCGCGAAGGCGACCTTCTTCGTCGTCGGCGACTTCGTCGAGGCGAACCCCGAGGTGCTCAAGGACATCGCGGAACGCGGCCACACCATCGGCCTTCACACGCTCCACCACGACTACAGCTGGGTAAAGGACACGCAGGGCGCGATTCAGAACCTGCAGGACGAAGAGGATATGATCTATGAGATCTGCGGCGTCAGGCCCTACCTCTTCAGACCGCCCGGAGGAATAATGAACACCAAGCTGCTGCAGGCGCTCGCCAGACCCGCGATAATCTGGGACGTCGACCCGCAGGACTGGAAATACAAGGACGCCGACCACGTCTATAACGAGGTCATGAACCAGGTCACGAGCGGCGACATCGTCCTCTCGCACGACCTGTACGAATCGACCTATCAGGCGTACGTCCGCATAATCCCCGCGCTGAAGGAGCGCGGCTACCGCTTCGTCACCGTCGACGAGCTGCTCGGCATCACGGACCCCTCGATAGAGGGCGCGTACGCGGGCGAGTTCATCTATTACCGCACCCTCGCCTCCAAGCTCCGCAAGGAAGGCAAGTTCGGCGAGTAA